The stretch of DNA TTTAGGCGCCGAGCATCCCGTGACCTCTTGGCAGCCATGTTGTTCTTTCTGCGCCGTGCCCAGTATTTTTCATCCTGCTCAAAATATGCAGAATAAAAAGGGTGGGGGAGAGATGGGAGCGCCTAGTTACATTGTGTCAAGATTACTCTgattatttagtgtttttaatggTTATGTCAACCCTATGAAGCCTACTGTTTCATATTTGATGCGCAAAAAGTTGTCAATGAAGTAAATTgtcaataaaatttaaatttaactatatatatatacatattctttccttattattttttttttttaaagaaaaatcatgttaaatgtgaatatcaaatatgatacatcaggcttttgaggaatgCTTATTTGTATCTCTTAATCATAATTGTATTACATTGCATTACAAGTTTTGCCCCCTAGAATGAAAACTACAAAACTACACTTTGttcataaaattacatatttttactcAGTTTGGGCCTGTGACTAAAACTGAGGCTTTTTATATCATACTGTTTGAACCATAAAAGCCTGGCGTATCAAACACAACACATCTTTTCTGAATTTTGTGTAATGGTTCCATAAACGGcgctgttttatttaaaaaatgtttttggactattatttcatatgtcaggcaTTACAGGGTAAATAGTTTCTACACAACTAAATTAGATTTACAAGAACAGATGATTATGACTAATTATACCATacttatttttgattgacatgaCAAGCACGCGAGAAAACCGAGCATCATTGTGATGACAAGTTTTCTCACGCATTCGCTGCCGTGCAATCAGCTTTGAGCAATTTACTACTCTGCAAAGCTGGGTAGGGATACACTTTTATTTGAACAAATTAAAAACGGCAAATCCTTTAATCCCAAACCCAGCAGAACTGGAGCGATACCAGGAAAAAGGAAGATCACGTGGGTCAGGCCGCCGAAGGATGAATGAACGGACATAAGCTTCTTAGCAAGAGCCTGTTGCCCAGCTGGTCAATGGCGAAGGGTGAAATGGGTGACCAAACATTCTCTGTTGGGGGGCTTAGTAACTAGACCCAAGTTACCTTCATTTCATCAGAAATGAAGACTTTGCGTGCTTTCTTGATCATAGGCTGAGGCTTCAGCTCCTCTTCGGAGAACTTGTGTTTGCGTGGGTCGAAAACCTCCTGGCCTGGCACGCTGGACAGAGCAAGGTCTGCCGGGTCAGGCTCATAGCTCACTGGTATCTGAATGTCCTCTGGGTCTACTGGACTTGGTGTGTTACGTGATGGAGGCAAAACTGTGGGAGGAAAAACAATCTATTCATTGCTGGCTCTATGGTATAAGTGTAATTCAGTGGTAATGTATTGTAACAGATGGTGAAAGGACTGTTCATGAGCGTTTTATTCCACTAGGTGGTGCACAAGACTTTAATAATAAACAGTGCAAATCAAAAGCACTAGTACTGTCGGTaaacttcttttcttttctattctttttttttcttgagaaTAGATTTCATGTTTATTGGTCAAAAATTAAACACATTGAGTtatcaaaaaaagttttttttttttttttttcattttaccagaattttaattatcattcacCATTGATATTCCATGTTGAGATTACATATTCAGTATGAGAAatcaataaaactgattttaaaattagttttaaagaCCTAACTGAACAAGAGATCAACAATTTTCCAGataaaaaaatccataattCCAACGCTGCATATAGTTTTCCATAAAACTATGATTAAATGTTGCCAAATGCTCAGACTAGGAAAAAAATCTTTGGTTTGCAAATTTTAGGCAGAGGAAAATAACATCATAGGCTAAGTCTGAGATTTCCATTCACAAATGAACTCTAAGGCTTGGGTGggaaaattaagcagtttttaCAATTGactacttatttttttatgaatcagaaaagaaaacaaaaaacaaaaacatagctgCTCAAGaatgctatttttttcttttcaactatttttaacatacaatataatatagTCTTGCTTGTCATCACACAAGCACCCAGAGAATTTAACAGtggatatttttattattataatcatatTATCTGTATTACTTGACATTTTCAGGCTGGCTTATAAGTaacctttttttattaacatggaaaaaaataatatgacgAAGAATAGGAACAAAGCAAACTCCGACACACTCTCAATAAACTAAAATACATACTCTGTTTCCCATTTAACACCCACACACTGTCATATTATAAATAGTGACATCTGACCCAGCTTAACATCTTTTCTGAGggtcatttttttaatctgtggGGCTAAATGGGTAAGAAGTGTCACTGTGAGACACAGAAGCCGTAGTACCTGGTCTGCCCGGGCTGTGGAGGCAGTTCTGAGGAACCATGCCTGTGTGGATGGAGGTGATGGCCCGGCTGCTGAGGTCCATGACTGAGATGGGGCCCTGAGGCATTGAAgcctgctgctgctgcggctgctgctgctgctggtggtGATGGAGGCTTTGGTCATGTTGTGCGGGACTAGAGGGGATGCCATTTTCAGAGAGAAACTCCTCAAGGTCCATATACTCCAACTGAAAGCTGTCTCCATCATAAGACAATGTTTTATCCCAAAGCGTTGGCCCTAAGAAAGCTGATTGAGGAGTGTTTCCTTCTTCCTCCAGCTTTTTCaccttctctctctccttcacgTAGCCTGAAAGAATGTTACCATTAGTTAACACATCAATTTTTGGCTCCATTAaaattgaatgttttttaattttccagGATTTTTaaagagggttttttttttttttttttgagtgactGTTCTTAGCTGCAGTCTCAGCTATGCACAGTAAAGAAATCTATTTTCCACACATTTAACTTGTTGCAATGACAAATTATGATAAATTGCAATATTTActtacttttaaaaagtttttagttTCAACACAAATGTCTTCATTGTTAAGATTTAAAACAATTACAGTTACACTTATTggtttaagttatattttatttatttttgtagtgcTTTTAAGTTAAAACAAATCTTTATTCAATCAAAATATTATGTTTCACTTATTTTTAAGGTACTGTCTTTAATGGCATTCAAAAATTAATCCATgattttaatgtggtatttaaaattgaagtttaatcattaataaaacataacacacacacacacacacacacacacacacacacacataaagagttaaatgaatattcaaaacaccaaaaacaaacagaacaaataaattattctgGAGATCGCTGCAGGAATCAGATGACAGTTCTTTACagtaaaaagtattattattacaaatatttttattctccATACGCAGCAATGTAACAAAGTGAAAGCTTTGATCACCTTCATCTTGGTGCAAAGGTAGTTTCAGAGGTTTTTCCAGGAGCGCCTTCAAAACGCCGTTAGTTTGCGGAGGTAGGAAAGCTGAAGTCATTGTGAGCTGTCTGGACATATTCTCTCTTATTCagtgcaaaaattatttttaaaattaaactgaaatgaaaGGATATACAGAACAGCGTTCATTCGTCTAATAACGACAAGTGATGATAGATCCTGCTCTACAGCACCGGCTTGAAGTGCGCGagtgtgcgtgcgtgcatgtgtgtgtgtgtgtaagaaatGTGATGATCATCACCATGTGTCAAGACTGAGGCATGTGACGTCAAACAGTCAGAGGCGGGGTTAGATGAACACTTTCGCTCCACTTGCTTGCAGTTTAGAGACTGTGTTGCCATATCCTCTTGTCATAACACTGTCTGACAATGAAGATTACTGTATGTCGATCTGAAAA from Onychostoma macrolepis isolate SWU-2019 chromosome 12, ASM1243209v1, whole genome shotgun sequence encodes:
- the hlfb gene encoding HLF transcription factor, PAR bZIP family member b isoform X2, with the protein product MSRQLTMTSAFLPPQTNGVLKALLEKPLKLPLHQDEGYVKEREKVKKLEEEGNTPQSAFLGPTLWDKTLSYDGDSFQLEYMDLEEFLSENGIPSSPAQHDQSLHHHQQQQQPQQQQASMPQGPISVMDLSSRAITSIHTGMVPQNCLHSPGRPVLPPSRNTPSPVDPEDIQIPVSYEPDPADLALSSVPGQEVFDPRKHKFSEEELKPQPMIKKARKVFISDEMKDEKYWARRRKNNMAAKRSRDARRLKENQIAIRAGFLEKENAALRQEVAELRRELGQCKNVLTKYEAQHGPL
- the hlfb gene encoding HLF transcription factor, PAR bZIP family member b isoform X1, which gives rise to MSRQLTMTSAFLPPQTNGVLKALLEKPLKLPLHQDEGYVKEREKVKKLEEEGNTPQSAFLGPTLWDKTLSYDGDSFQLEYMDLEEFLSENGIPSSPAQHDQSLHHHQQQQQPQQQQASMPQGPISVMDLSSRAITSIHTGMVPQNCLHSPGRPVLPPSRNTPSPVDPEDIQIPVSYEPDPADLALSSVPGQEVFDPRKHKFSEEELKPQPMIKKARKVFISDEMKQDEKYWARRRKNNMAAKRSRDARRLKENQIAIRAGFLEKENAALRQEVAELRRELGQCKNVLTKYEAQHGPL